One window of Psychrobacillus sp. FSL H8-0483 genomic DNA carries:
- a CDS encoding sporulation protein: MSFFNKVLASVGIGGAKVETKLEKSTYVAGEMMNGEVEVYGGNIEQQIDSIYLTANTTYIRESDDKKYTAVASVKSYKVHEPFTIGANETKVIPFSLELPVETPVTLGNTRVWVSTGLDIKNAVDPTDKDYIEVRPTRLAEQILEAVEQLGFRLRKAECEQASRRIRTTYPFVQEFEFIPTSSLYRGRLDELEIVFLSQTEQSAEILMQVDRRARGLGGFLSEALETDESHIRLSITTQDLPNLNEKLKQIISRHL, encoded by the coding sequence ATGTCATTTTTTAATAAAGTACTAGCGAGCGTTGGGATTGGTGGAGCGAAAGTAGAAACGAAGTTAGAGAAATCTACGTATGTAGCTGGAGAAATGATGAATGGGGAAGTGGAAGTGTATGGAGGGAATATTGAACAACAAATTGACTCCATCTACTTAACAGCGAATACTACGTATATCAGAGAATCAGATGATAAAAAATATACAGCTGTTGCTTCAGTGAAATCGTATAAGGTCCATGAACCGTTTACAATTGGAGCAAACGAAACGAAAGTAATTCCATTTTCTTTAGAGCTTCCAGTTGAAACGCCTGTAACACTTGGAAATACACGAGTATGGGTGAGCACAGGACTAGATATTAAAAATGCAGTAGATCCGACAGATAAAGACTATATAGAAGTTCGACCAACAAGACTTGCTGAGCAAATTTTAGAAGCAGTAGAACAACTCGGCTTCCGATTACGTAAAGCGGAATGTGAACAAGCTTCTAGAAGAATACGTACTACGTATCCATTTGTTCAAGAGTTCGAATTCATTCCAACGAGCAGTTTATATAGAGGAAGATTAGATGAATTGGAGATTGTATTCCTTTCACAAACTGAACAATCCGCAGAGATCCTTATGCAAGTAGATCGTAGAGCAAGAGGATTAGGAGGGTTTCTTTCCGAAGCACTTGAAACGGATGAGAGTCATATTAGACTTTCCATTACTACACAAGATTTACCGAATTTAAATGAAAAGCTAAAACAAATTATCTCTAGACACCTTTAA
- a CDS encoding response regulator transcription factor, translated as MKNILLIEDEVSIAELQRDYLEINNFTVDMQHTGDAGLQHALQGNYDLIILDIMLPGISGFEICKQIRAVKNIPILFVSAKKEDIDKIRGLGLGADDYITKPFSPSELVARVKAHLARYERLAGNQNKSNTIYIHGISIDKSSRRVHINGEEVPFTTKEFDLFVFLVMHPNQVLSKEQLYENIWGFESAADVSTVTVHIGKLRSKIEREPAHPKLLETVWGAGYRFNV; from the coding sequence ATGAAAAATATCTTACTTATTGAAGACGAAGTTAGTATCGCAGAATTACAAAGAGATTATTTAGAAATCAATAATTTTACTGTCGATATGCAGCATACTGGTGATGCTGGACTCCAACATGCCCTTCAAGGTAACTATGACTTAATTATTCTAGATATCATGCTTCCAGGAATAAGTGGATTTGAGATATGCAAACAAATACGTGCTGTCAAGAACATCCCTATATTATTTGTTTCTGCCAAAAAGGAAGATATCGATAAAATTCGAGGTCTTGGTTTAGGTGCTGACGATTATATTACAAAGCCTTTTAGTCCAAGTGAGCTGGTTGCTAGAGTTAAAGCACATTTGGCACGATATGAACGCTTAGCCGGAAATCAAAACAAATCAAACACAATCTATATTCACGGAATATCCATTGATAAATCATCACGTAGAGTCCATATAAACGGGGAAGAAGTACCATTTACAACAAAAGAATTCGATTTGTTCGTTTTTCTTGTAATGCACCCAAACCAAGTGTTGAGCAAAGAGCAACTTTATGAAAACATCTGGGGTTTTGAGTCAGCTGCAGATGTTTCTACTGTAACCGTCCATATTGGAAAATTACGTAGCAAAATTGAAAGAGAACCTGCTCATCCGAAATTACTAGAAACCGTTTGGGGAGCCGGATATCGCTTTAATGTTTAA
- a CDS encoding HAMP domain-containing sensor histidine kinase, translated as MSIKMRFLLSYVGVILFSFTLLLAAGFLIIFSITGDINSIEHFYKKTYVQKPLTTVEESAFLDLKLLAKNNPSQLLDEEQLKRIEQEGINLVVRKENNVEYASPTLDKQALSISLPGFEETNINTRDSIKIDNSFFTYVKFDFYFPDKSKGSIFVLRKASSYAELAKELFPILFGLLLFLFIVIIGLLNYLVSRSIILPISILTNGAHRIKSGDLSFEIKATSNDEIGQLNRSFEEMRIKLKESVNLQLQYEENRKELLSNISHDLKTPITSIIGYVEGIKDGVANTPEKTDKYLSIIHLKAKDMDSLIDELFLFSKLDLKKEPFSFEIIELNQYMRDYVEELHLELLQDGIKIEFDLMHKPMYVAADREKLKRVMVNLINNCVKYMDKVQKNITISLIEGNNDITIKITDNGQGIEPSALPHIFNRFYRAEQSRNSQTGGSGLGLAIAKQIIVEHGGEIWATSELGKGTNVFFTLRKGS; from the coding sequence ATGTCAATTAAAATGCGATTTCTATTGTCCTACGTAGGAGTAATACTTTTTTCATTCACATTATTGCTAGCAGCTGGCTTTTTAATTATTTTTTCGATAACGGGTGATATAAATTCTATCGAGCATTTTTATAAAAAGACTTATGTTCAAAAACCTTTGACTACGGTTGAAGAAAGTGCTTTTCTAGACTTGAAGCTATTAGCTAAAAATAATCCTTCCCAGCTTCTAGACGAAGAGCAACTAAAAAGAATTGAACAAGAAGGTATCAATCTTGTAGTTAGAAAAGAAAATAATGTCGAGTACGCTTCCCCCACTCTTGATAAGCAAGCATTGTCTATCTCTCTCCCTGGATTTGAAGAAACAAATATAAATACGCGAGATTCGATAAAAATCGATAATTCTTTTTTCACATATGTGAAATTCGACTTTTATTTTCCAGATAAAAGCAAAGGAAGTATATTTGTATTGAGAAAGGCAAGTTCCTATGCCGAGTTGGCTAAGGAGTTGTTTCCAATTTTATTTGGCCTATTACTATTTCTGTTTATAGTAATTATTGGACTTTTAAACTATTTAGTATCGCGAAGTATTATCCTTCCCATATCTATTCTGACAAATGGTGCACATCGAATAAAATCAGGAGATTTAAGCTTTGAAATCAAAGCCACTTCGAATGATGAAATCGGACAGTTAAATAGGTCTTTTGAAGAAATGAGAATTAAATTAAAAGAATCTGTAAATCTTCAGCTACAGTATGAGGAAAATCGGAAAGAACTACTATCCAATATTTCGCATGATTTGAAGACACCCATTACCTCGATTATTGGATACGTTGAAGGAATAAAAGACGGTGTGGCTAATACCCCTGAAAAAACGGATAAATATTTATCCATCATTCACTTAAAAGCAAAAGATATGGATTCATTGATAGACGAATTGTTCTTGTTCTCCAAATTAGACTTAAAAAAAGAACCCTTCTCTTTTGAAATCATCGAACTGAATCAGTATATGCGAGACTATGTAGAAGAACTTCATTTAGAACTACTTCAAGACGGAATTAAAATTGAATTTGATCTAATGCATAAGCCGATGTACGTGGCAGCAGATAGAGAGAAACTAAAAAGAGTAATGGTTAACCTAATTAACAATTGTGTGAAATATATGGATAAAGTTCAGAAGAACATTACCATTTCTCTAATTGAAGGAAATAATGATATCACTATTAAAATCACAGATAACGGTCAAGGAATAGAACCTTCCGCTTTACCTCATATTTTTAATCGTTTTTACCGAGCTGAACAATCTAGAAACTCACAAACAGGTGGAAGTGGCTTAGGACTTGCGATTGCAAAACAAATTATCGTGGAGCATGGTGGAGAGATTTGGGCAACGAGCGAATTAGGAAAAGGTACAAATGTTTTCTTTACCTTAAGGAAAGGAAGTTAA
- a CDS encoding D-glycerate dehydrogenase, with amino-acid sequence MKKILITRKLPDEVVNPLREKFEVKMWHSDDVQMTYEELKLEAKDAHAIWTMLSDKLDRALIESLPNLKLISNLGVGYNNIDVDAAKEHGIIVTNTPGVLTETTADLTFSLLLATARRVMEAERDLRAGKWKSRSPMQYTGMDVFGATLGIIGMGRIGEAVARRAKGFDMNVLYHNRTRKMESEEKYGFTYAELDTLLKESDFIVLLTPLTPETKGLIAERELELMKETAAIINVARGGVIDEQALYEALTTNKIWAAGLDVFEVEPVPLDHPLLTLPNVTVLPHIGSATIRTRIAMMQMNADDIEAVLENKEPENRVV; translated from the coding sequence TTGAAAAAAATATTAATTACGCGCAAATTACCAGATGAAGTTGTGAACCCATTAAGGGAAAAATTTGAAGTAAAGATGTGGCATAGTGATGATGTGCAAATGACTTATGAGGAGTTAAAGTTAGAAGCAAAAGATGCTCATGCAATTTGGACTATGCTTTCTGATAAATTGGATCGAGCACTTATTGAAAGTTTGCCAAATTTAAAATTGATTAGTAATTTAGGGGTTGGATACAATAATATCGATGTTGACGCAGCAAAAGAGCATGGAATTATCGTAACAAATACTCCAGGAGTTTTAACAGAAACTACTGCAGATTTAACATTTTCTTTACTTCTAGCTACTGCTCGTCGTGTAATGGAGGCAGAACGTGATCTTCGTGCAGGTAAGTGGAAGTCACGGTCACCAATGCAGTATACAGGGATGGATGTTTTTGGTGCAACCCTTGGTATCATTGGAATGGGGAGAATCGGAGAAGCCGTTGCAAGGCGTGCAAAAGGTTTTGATATGAATGTTCTTTACCATAATCGAACAAGAAAAATGGAATCCGAAGAAAAGTACGGTTTTACGTATGCAGAATTAGATACATTGCTGAAGGAATCAGATTTCATCGTTCTGTTAACGCCATTAACACCTGAAACGAAGGGATTAATTGCAGAACGTGAACTAGAATTGATGAAAGAAACCGCTGCAATCATTAATGTTGCGCGTGGTGGAGTCATTGACGAACAAGCCCTATACGAAGCATTAACGACAAATAAAATCTGGGCTGCTGGTCTAGATGTATTCGAAGTGGAACCAGTTCCTTTAGACCACCCATTACTCACATTACCGAATGTTACTGTGCTACCGCATATCGGAAGTGCAACCATCCGTACGAGAATTGCTATGATGCAAATGAATGCTGACGATATTGAAGCAGTTTTGGAGAATAAAGAGCCAGAGAATAGAGTAGTATAA